In Reichenbachiella agarivorans, one genomic interval encodes:
- a CDS encoding peptidylprolyl isomerase, giving the protein MRLSTLITLLLFAFNFQSHAQSKNDLQEKTLFRLGDQPYDLGTFEYYFLKNSERPSADSAKIKIEAYLDLYVNFRLKVQEAVSRGMDKDKDFIDELEGYKKQLAEPYLTTTQFNQKLLSEAYERMKFEVSAAHILLKVEENALPEDTLRIYNEVLKIKEEITKGADFTEQAKKYSQDPSVKMNGGYLGYFSALQMVYPFENAAYQNAVGTVAGPIKTRFGYHLLKVIDKRPARGQVKVAHIMIKTTTDTVTNDKAKKKIDSIYENLREGKDWAEQCKLYSEDQSSAKAGGELRWFGTGALVPPFEDAAFALKNPGDISVPVQTRFGWHIIKLIDKKPLEPFDEIKVDLEKRVTRDSRSQDSQSEVLATLKKEQGFKLDKKVQSNALQGIDSTLKVANWNYDTTSSVLSNVLFSLETSVYTVADFYKYVKSAQRVRKTADLEEYKKQLYDRFESESIFDAEMAFIEQNNQDYKRILDEYRSGILLFNLMEDEVWEKALIDTVGLQAYFDQNAGKYISEEMLKVRKLTSASQEVIKQASQQLGLSNSQLDSVFNDQEALALQIDDLEIKKGEEPFLDGHWETGTYLQESDGYYTLWIVEQVIPAAKLPLDKVKGLVISDYQNELETRWLAELRAKYPYKLNKPVFKSFVKTF; this is encoded by the coding sequence ATGAGATTATCTACCTTAATTACCCTATTACTTTTTGCTTTCAATTTTCAGTCCCATGCACAGTCCAAAAATGACTTGCAGGAAAAGACACTCTTTCGTCTTGGGGATCAGCCTTATGATCTTGGTACTTTTGAGTACTATTTTTTAAAGAACTCAGAGAGACCCAGTGCTGATAGTGCAAAAATCAAGATCGAAGCGTATTTGGATCTTTATGTCAATTTTAGACTAAAGGTACAAGAAGCCGTCAGTCGTGGCATGGATAAGGACAAGGATTTTATTGATGAGTTAGAAGGATACAAAAAACAATTGGCAGAACCTTATCTGACTACTACCCAATTCAATCAGAAGCTCCTCTCTGAAGCCTACGAACGCATGAAATTTGAGGTGTCGGCAGCTCATATCCTGCTGAAAGTAGAAGAAAATGCACTGCCTGAGGATACCTTGAGGATATACAATGAAGTATTGAAAATCAAAGAAGAGATCACCAAAGGGGCGGATTTTACCGAACAGGCCAAAAAATATTCGCAAGATCCAAGTGTCAAAATGAATGGCGGATATTTGGGATACTTTTCGGCGTTGCAAATGGTGTATCCATTTGAGAATGCTGCTTACCAAAACGCAGTAGGAACAGTCGCAGGGCCAATCAAAACTCGATTTGGGTATCATTTGCTCAAGGTAATCGATAAAAGGCCTGCCAGAGGACAAGTCAAGGTAGCACATATCATGATCAAGACCACGACTGATACTGTGACAAATGACAAAGCAAAAAAGAAGATCGACTCGATATATGAGAACCTACGTGAAGGGAAAGACTGGGCAGAACAGTGCAAACTATACTCAGAAGATCAGAGCTCTGCCAAAGCTGGTGGTGAGTTGCGTTGGTTTGGAACGGGGGCTTTGGTGCCGCCATTCGAAGACGCTGCATTTGCCTTAAAAAATCCAGGAGACATCAGTGTACCAGTTCAAACCCGATTCGGGTGGCACATTATCAAGTTGATTGACAAGAAGCCGTTAGAACCATTTGATGAGATCAAAGTAGACTTGGAAAAGCGTGTGACCAGAGACAGTAGATCTCAGGATAGTCAATCAGAGGTACTGGCTACTCTGAAAAAAGAACAAGGCTTCAAACTGGACAAAAAAGTTCAATCGAATGCACTCCAAGGAATTGATTCTACGCTCAAAGTTGCAAATTGGAACTATGACACTACTAGTTCTGTCTTGAGCAATGTACTTTTTAGCCTTGAGACAAGTGTATATACTGTAGCTGATTTTTATAAATATGTCAAGAGTGCACAGCGTGTCAGAAAGACTGCGGATTTGGAGGAGTATAAGAAGCAATTGTACGATCGGTTTGAGTCCGAGAGCATATTTGATGCAGAGATGGCTTTCATCGAGCAAAACAATCAAGATTATAAGAGAATATTGGATGAATACCGCAGTGGAATCTTGCTCTTTAACCTGATGGAAGACGAAGTTTGGGAAAAGGCATTGATTGATACAGTGGGGTTGCAAGCCTATTTTGATCAGAATGCTGGCAAATACATCTCTGAGGAAATGTTGAAGGTGAGGAAACTGACCTCTGCCAGTCAAGAAGTGATAAAGCAGGCGAGCCAGCAGCTTGGTCTGTCAAATTCACAGTTGGATAGTGTATTCAATGACCAAGAAGCCTTAGCTTTGCAAATTGATGATTTGGAAATCAAGAAGGGAGAAGAACCTTTTCTGGATGGGCATTGGGAGACTGGAACTTACTTACAGGAGAGTGATGGATACTATACCCTCTGGATAGTAGAGCAAGTTATTCCTGCTGCGAAGTTACCTCTGGACAAAGTCAAGGGCTTGGTTATTTCGGATTATCAAAATGAATTGGAGACACGTTGGCTCGCAGAATTGAGAGCCAAGTATCCTTACAAGTTGAACAAACCAGTATTCAAAAGTTTTGTCAAAACATTCTAA
- a CDS encoding ATP-binding protein has protein sequence MHQFKTSCAREKLKEIREFVAEVLGNMGLAENDAHKIILAVDEVCANLIIHSNQCQASERLELFVEDNGDRKVIFEIIDYGQGFEYCNYEEPDLEEIIRKRKKGGLGIMLVRNIMDEVEFKIEKNRNICRMMKKF, from the coding sequence ATGCATCAGTTTAAAACATCATGTGCCAGAGAAAAACTCAAGGAAATCCGTGAGTTTGTTGCAGAAGTCCTTGGCAACATGGGGCTCGCTGAGAACGATGCCCACAAAATCATCTTGGCCGTGGACGAAGTCTGTGCCAATTTGATCATTCACTCCAATCAATGTCAAGCATCTGAACGTCTGGAGCTGTTTGTCGAGGATAATGGAGACCGAAAAGTGATCTTTGAGATCATCGATTATGGCCAAGGATTCGAATACTGCAACTATGAAGAACCCGACTTGGAAGAAATCATCCGAAAAAGGAAAAAGGGTGGTTTGGGCATCATGTTGGTCAGAAATATAATGGACGAAGTGGAGTTCAAAATAGAAAAGAATCGTAACATTTGCCGCATGATGAAGAAATTCTAA
- a CDS encoding STAS domain-containing protein has protein sequence MVNIEKRIDENNAHYELVVTGEIDASSSIHLDEALREAMENSKNILVDLSGLDYISSAGLGVFMSNIQKIEQDNISFVLFGMKDKVFEVFEILGLDQLLVIKKEKEEALEALK, from the coding sequence ATGGTAAATATAGAGAAGAGAATAGATGAGAATAATGCCCACTATGAGCTTGTAGTGACAGGGGAAATTGACGCATCCTCTTCTATTCATTTGGACGAAGCGCTGAGAGAAGCGATGGAAAATAGCAAAAACATCCTCGTGGATTTGAGTGGTTTGGATTACATATCATCGGCAGGATTAGGGGTGTTTATGTCTAACATTCAGAAAATAGAACAAGATAACATCAGCTTTGTGCTGTTTGGGATGAAAGACAAGGTGTTCGAAGTATTCGAAATCTTGGGCTTGGATCAATTGCTTGTGATCAAAAAGGAAAAAGAAGAAGCTTTAGAAGCACTCAAATAA
- a CDS encoding GAF domain-containing SpoIIE family protein phosphatase, whose translation MALFSAENNIEFGLPGFVANMLLTFFVISVLTFYRYNIGKAESVNFVEMLWRVFVFGLIATLVTLAIEFFFTIFGEHKFVQNALIVNFFYHIILGLIIGFLISTFVVWKRLILYQKSKSLIAAWHVFEYALMATLVYDLFSHDYRDTSFLVVYSILALMGLLLSFNLKWIAYLNFKQKWRSILFILLVVIYIWYFFKTLMSYSEQAGLVRDLLDSVYVLSVITFIVIYALISFLVILFNLPTTSVFERKIKEAVNFQRLSQSIPAGESEERVYEILLDSSVSAVFSDAAWLEIHDEEEAVQLTLTYNLEKGDIHEIDKALKSSRVKKILNADFEKKSDHPKLSANLKNVAFRSVLHFPVMVKNRKIGSLALLKQVDDGFNSEMVDIIDTFVNQASISIENFRLLNEAIVTERYKEELEIANRVQSKLLPDTLESNDAYAIHAFTVAADEVGGDYYDYYRLDDHRTALIIGDVSGKGTSAAFNMAQMKGIFQSLVQLDLDPKDFLIHANNALSRCLETTSFITVSYFVIDSQRKKIDFARAGHCPSLFYNAEIKTADYFKNKGLGLGILRNSNFHKYVQVNEFGYQADDVLVMYTDGVTEACNANKEQFGTDRLLSALTKYADQPPEAIQQGIIDELYGFCGKRSLDDDYTLVILKFY comes from the coding sequence ATGGCGCTATTCAGTGCAGAGAACAACATAGAGTTTGGGCTACCAGGCTTTGTAGCCAACATGCTCCTGACTTTTTTTGTCATTTCTGTTCTCACATTTTATCGATACAACATTGGCAAGGCCGAAAGTGTCAATTTCGTAGAGATGCTTTGGCGCGTATTTGTATTTGGACTGATTGCTACACTTGTCACACTGGCGATAGAGTTTTTCTTCACCATATTTGGTGAGCACAAGTTTGTACAAAATGCACTGATCGTCAATTTCTTTTATCACATCATCCTGGGGCTGATTATTGGGTTCTTGATTTCCACATTTGTAGTGTGGAAGCGGCTGATTCTGTATCAAAAGTCAAAATCACTGATTGCTGCATGGCATGTTTTCGAATATGCACTGATGGCTACTTTGGTGTATGATTTGTTTTCTCATGATTATAGAGACACTTCATTTTTGGTTGTTTATTCGATTTTGGCATTGATGGGATTGCTTCTATCCTTTAATCTCAAGTGGATAGCCTATCTCAATTTCAAACAGAAATGGCGTAGCATTCTTTTTATCCTACTGGTAGTCATTTACATCTGGTACTTCTTCAAGACCTTGATGTCTTACTCGGAGCAGGCAGGTTTGGTGAGAGATTTACTAGACAGTGTCTATGTCTTGTCTGTCATTACCTTCATTGTTATTTATGCTCTGATTTCCTTCTTAGTCATTTTGTTCAACCTGCCTACTACTTCTGTATTTGAGCGGAAAATAAAAGAGGCCGTCAATTTTCAGCGATTGAGTCAGTCAATACCTGCTGGCGAGAGTGAGGAGAGAGTGTACGAAATCTTACTTGATAGTTCTGTGAGTGCTGTGTTTTCAGATGCAGCTTGGCTTGAGATTCATGATGAGGAGGAGGCTGTCCAGCTCACCTTGACGTACAATCTCGAAAAGGGAGATATTCATGAGATAGACAAGGCGTTGAAAAGCAGTCGTGTCAAGAAAATACTGAATGCGGACTTTGAGAAAAAATCGGATCACCCCAAACTCTCAGCCAACCTCAAAAACGTAGCTTTTAGATCTGTATTGCATTTTCCTGTAATGGTCAAAAACAGGAAAATAGGAAGTCTGGCCTTGCTCAAACAAGTAGATGATGGCTTCAATTCAGAAATGGTGGATATTATTGACACTTTTGTCAATCAGGCGAGCATTTCTATCGAGAATTTCCGTTTGCTCAATGAAGCCATCGTCACAGAACGATACAAGGAAGAGCTAGAGATTGCCAATCGGGTGCAGAGCAAATTGCTCCCTGATACCTTGGAATCCAATGATGCCTATGCGATTCATGCATTTACCGTAGCAGCGGATGAGGTAGGAGGTGATTACTATGATTATTACCGACTGGATGACCATCGGACTGCGTTGATTATAGGTGACGTGTCAGGCAAGGGTACTTCTGCGGCATTTAACATGGCGCAGATGAAGGGGATTTTTCAGAGTTTGGTGCAATTGGATTTGGATCCAAAGGATTTTTTAATCCATGCCAACAATGCACTGAGTCGCTGTCTGGAGACAACTTCTTTCATCACAGTCTCGTATTTTGTGATTGACAGCCAGAGAAAGAAAATAGACTTTGCCAGAGCGGGACATTGTCCATCACTTTTCTACAACGCAGAGATCAAAACAGCCGATTATTTCAAAAACAAAGGACTAGGCCTGGGTATATTAAGAAACTCTAATTTTCATAAATACGTACAAGTCAATGAATTCGGATACCAAGCAGACGATGTTTTGGTGATGTACACCGATGGAGTGACTGAAGCTTGCAATGCCAATAAAGAACAATTTGGAACAGATCGATTGCTAAGTGCACTGACGAAATACGCCGACCAACCGCCCGAAGCTATCCAGCAGGGCATAATAGACGAACTTTATGGATTTTGTGGAAAGAGATCGCTGGATGATGATTATACACTGGTAATTCTGAAATTTTATTAA
- the guaB gene encoding IMP dehydrogenase: MHFDSSKLVFEALTYDDVLLLPGYSEVLPRDTDTSTFLTKNIKLNIPLVSAAMDTVTDATLAISMALEGGIGIIHKNMTIEQQAAQVRKVKRSQSGMILDPVTLPEDATVGDALNCMKEYKIGGIPVINEDRKLIGIVTNRDLRFQKNVKLAVKEIMTKDKVITAKDGIGLHGAEAILQEYKIEKLPIVNDAGILTGLITYKDILKNKDKPNACKDEYGRLRVGAAVGVTPDIELRVQKLLDAGVDVVSIDTAHGHSKGVIDTCKRIKEKFPKLDVIVGNIATAEAAVALADAGADAIKVGVGPGSICTTRIIAGVGMPQLSAVYEAAKAIEGRGVPVIADGGIRFSGDFVKAIAAGANCIMIGSLLGGTEEAPGEVIIYEGRKFKTYRGMGSVEAMEDGSKDRYFQDAEDDVKKLVPEGIVGRVPYKGMVSEVLYQLTGGLKAGMGYVGARDIEGLKKAKFVKITGAGMAESHPHDIHITREAPNYTR, from the coding sequence ATGCATTTCGATAGTTCTAAGCTAGTTTTTGAAGCCCTCACCTACGATGACGTGCTTCTTCTCCCAGGATATTCAGAAGTCTTGCCACGTGATACAGACACAAGCACATTTCTTACTAAGAATATCAAATTAAACATTCCTCTGGTTTCTGCTGCAATGGACACCGTCACTGACGCGACACTGGCTATATCCATGGCGCTAGAAGGTGGTATCGGCATCATTCACAAGAACATGACCATCGAGCAACAAGCTGCACAAGTGCGCAAGGTCAAAAGATCTCAGAGCGGAATGATTCTAGACCCAGTTACGCTACCGGAGGATGCAACTGTCGGAGATGCACTGAATTGCATGAAAGAATATAAAATTGGTGGCATTCCCGTCATCAATGAAGACAGAAAGTTGATCGGAATTGTGACCAACCGTGATTTGAGATTTCAGAAGAATGTCAAATTGGCTGTCAAAGAGATCATGACCAAAGACAAGGTCATCACTGCCAAAGATGGGATTGGTTTGCATGGTGCAGAAGCCATTCTTCAAGAATATAAAATTGAGAAACTACCAATCGTCAATGATGCTGGAATCTTGACAGGTTTGATCACCTACAAGGACATCCTGAAAAACAAGGATAAGCCTAATGCTTGCAAGGATGAATACGGCAGATTGAGAGTAGGCGCAGCAGTAGGAGTGACTCCCGATATCGAACTGCGAGTACAGAAACTCCTAGATGCAGGGGTGGATGTGGTATCTATCGACACGGCACATGGACATTCCAAAGGGGTAATTGACACGTGTAAAAGAATTAAAGAAAAATTTCCAAAGCTGGATGTCATCGTAGGCAATATCGCAACTGCAGAAGCAGCGGTAGCATTGGCGGATGCAGGCGCGGATGCAATCAAAGTAGGTGTAGGACCAGGTAGTATTTGTACTACTAGAATTATTGCAGGTGTGGGTATGCCACAGCTATCAGCAGTGTACGAAGCAGCCAAAGCCATTGAAGGTAGAGGAGTTCCCGTAATAGCAGATGGCGGGATCAGGTTCTCTGGTGATTTTGTCAAGGCAATCGCTGCAGGAGCCAATTGTATCATGATTGGCTCATTGTTGGGCGGGACAGAGGAGGCTCCTGGAGAAGTGATCATCTATGAAGGTAGAAAATTTAAAACCTACAGAGGAATGGGGTCTGTCGAGGCAATGGAAGATGGATCCAAAGATAGGTACTTCCAGGATGCTGAGGATGATGTGAAAAAATTGGTTCCTGAAGGAATCGTCGGTAGAGTACCGTACAAAGGCATGGTGTCCGAAGTGCTCTATCAATTGACTGGCGGATTAAAAGCTGGGATGGGTTATGTAGGTGCCAGAGACATCGAAGGTTTGAAAAAGGCAAAATTTGTGAAGATCACAGGTGCTGGAATGGCAGAGTCTCACCCTCACGATATTCACATCACAAGAGAAGCCCCTAACTATACCAGATAG
- the hemA gene encoding glutamyl-tRNA reductase, giving the protein MHNQFKAVGLSYKKTPLEIRELFSMDQEAIKAFLRLLGDYAEISEALVVSTCNRTEVYYSSPNDQFENIVKLICIAKGVNDTQDFSSYFINYPLHEEAIQHLFDVALGLEAQVVGDLQIINQVKNAYQWSADENMAGPFVHRLLHTIFFTNKRVVQETAFRDGAASVSYATVELIDELTAAIDTPKILVLGLGEIGEDVAKNLERIQNKEVFVCNRSIEKAQALSEEFGYQVIDFSDYAQAVKNADVIISSIHVTEPIITKSIFENNKVLSHKYLFDLSVPRSIEQDIEQVNGLLLYNIDNIQAKASQALERRLAAIPQVKTIITEAIDEFGSWSQEMEVSPVINKLKNALEDIRKNEIARHLKKVSEEESELIDKVTKSMMQKIIKLPVLQLKAACKRGEADSLIEVLNDLFNLEQQAETIKK; this is encoded by the coding sequence ATGCACAATCAATTTAAAGCAGTAGGATTATCATATAAGAAAACACCCCTCGAAATCCGAGAATTATTTTCGATGGATCAAGAGGCGATCAAAGCATTTTTGAGGCTGTTGGGTGACTATGCGGAAATTTCTGAGGCATTGGTCGTATCTACGTGCAACCGTACTGAAGTGTATTACTCTTCTCCCAATGATCAATTCGAAAACATTGTCAAGCTAATCTGCATTGCCAAGGGGGTCAACGACACACAAGATTTCTCTTCGTATTTCATCAACTATCCTCTGCATGAAGAGGCTATTCAACATTTGTTTGATGTCGCACTAGGGCTAGAGGCTCAAGTAGTAGGTGATTTGCAAATCATCAATCAAGTAAAAAATGCCTACCAGTGGTCTGCTGATGAAAACATGGCAGGACCCTTCGTCCACAGACTGCTACATACTATTTTCTTTACCAACAAGCGTGTAGTTCAAGAAACAGCATTCAGAGATGGGGCTGCATCGGTGTCTTATGCTACAGTAGAGCTCATTGATGAATTGACAGCTGCCATCGACACCCCAAAAATATTGGTTTTGGGTCTAGGAGAAATTGGTGAAGATGTCGCTAAAAATCTAGAAAGAATACAGAACAAAGAAGTCTTTGTTTGTAACCGTAGCATAGAGAAGGCACAGGCTCTTTCGGAAGAGTTTGGCTATCAAGTGATTGATTTTTCAGATTACGCACAAGCAGTAAAAAATGCAGACGTAATCATTTCATCCATTCATGTCACTGAGCCGATCATCACCAAATCAATCTTTGAAAACAACAAAGTACTGAGTCACAAATATTTGTTTGACTTGTCAGTGCCACGTAGTATCGAGCAAGACATCGAGCAAGTCAACGGATTGTTGTTGTACAACATAGACAACATACAAGCCAAAGCTTCCCAAGCTTTGGAAAGAAGGCTGGCGGCCATCCCGCAGGTCAAAACGATCATCACAGAAGCAATTGACGAATTTGGCTCTTGGTCGCAAGAGATGGAGGTCTCTCCGGTGATCAACAAACTCAAAAATGCCCTTGAAGACATTCGAAAAAATGAAATAGCTCGCCACCTCAAAAAGGTCAGTGAAGAAGAGTCTGAATTGATTGACAAGGTGACCAAGAGCATGATGCAAAAAATAATCAAACTACCTGTCCTACAATTGAAAGCTGCCTGTAAAAGGGGTGAAGCAGATTCGTTGATCGAGGTGCTAAACGACCTTTTCAATCTGGAGCAACAAGCTGAAACAATTAAAAAATAA
- a CDS encoding WG repeat-containing protein — protein sequence MKEFKRRSRALALLICLLPISSTFVYAQSQYAYFQENGKTGLKSTTGEVVISPRFQKLGWSQGQNLPLAEVVGYYDGLAWGLISTKGKRITEAKYYSLEVIQENVILASIKGPFSNLLFYGTINTKGETILDFKNQSIEVYQGLLIVSEKKNHQRYYGLYSATNQELLPKEYKHIHHLHGSLFVFTNNKNQKGVIHKTGKVLINAELDSIGRMVDDHAKVYRSGKTGLIDDQGNYLYEPKFKDITPHNRTVPFDLFEIKNEKDELESTHRADSVAWIEGQYLVLYLNGWAEIFNLTNEKVYSGPTPTDISLFKEHLIISTPTEAQIITKTPYEFTHFDEIKLERQYLFGYRGGAWSIYNAYGRLLTDKKFEAIQTGSNNLIPVKRNGYWGYVDFIGATAVEFKYDQVSNFIGKIASVSYLGYKHLINQFGEVVGEASYDSIWINDNNTAQVKIRTRTDILNYNGAALFQTYNQLIKHELGYREITEEGKMGLISHHGRIIFYPEYEYISDLINDKFLIVSNPRGISVTLADGATLIPFTKRFEDIISISEGLLAIQKNGKYGFINFDQQLIIANRYDSVGWFQDGLAPVNLNGHWGFINKKEQLVIQPNLDSVSHFEHGMSIVKREQAYGLYTTTGQLKIPIIYEHIKMTSNQLFIAKKEGKYGLFDSHGEKLLDISYELITETEDGQLIVQRRGKTGVISTQGRYTIPLKYADIKELGMSKYACKVLSADSY from the coding sequence GTGAAGGAATTCAAGCGAAGAAGTAGAGCCTTGGCTCTGCTTATATGTCTTCTTCCAATCAGCTCCACCTTTGTCTATGCGCAAAGCCAATACGCCTATTTTCAGGAAAACGGAAAAACTGGATTAAAATCAACCACAGGAGAAGTTGTCATCAGCCCTCGCTTTCAAAAGCTAGGATGGAGTCAAGGACAAAATCTCCCTCTCGCTGAGGTAGTAGGCTACTATGATGGTCTGGCGTGGGGTCTCATCTCTACCAAAGGAAAAAGAATCACTGAAGCAAAATATTACAGCCTAGAGGTAATCCAAGAAAATGTGATTCTGGCCAGCATCAAAGGGCCATTCTCCAACTTGCTCTTCTATGGTACTATCAACACCAAAGGTGAGACCATTCTGGATTTCAAAAATCAATCCATCGAGGTGTACCAAGGACTATTGATCGTCTCTGAGAAAAAAAACCACCAACGCTACTATGGTCTCTATAGTGCTACCAACCAAGAATTACTTCCTAAAGAATACAAGCACATCCATCACCTTCATGGTTCTCTTTTTGTCTTCACCAACAACAAGAATCAAAAAGGGGTCATTCATAAAACCGGAAAGGTCTTGATCAATGCAGAATTGGATAGCATTGGCCGCATGGTAGATGATCATGCCAAAGTCTATCGCTCAGGAAAAACCGGCCTGATCGATGACCAAGGTAACTATCTCTATGAGCCAAAATTCAAAGACATCACCCCTCACAACCGCACCGTACCATTCGATCTGTTTGAGATCAAAAATGAAAAAGATGAGCTAGAAAGTACACATCGTGCTGATTCTGTGGCATGGATAGAAGGTCAATATCTGGTGCTATACCTCAACGGATGGGCGGAAATTTTCAATCTCACAAACGAAAAAGTCTACTCTGGCCCAACTCCCACAGACATCAGCTTATTCAAAGAACACTTAATAATCTCTACACCCACAGAAGCTCAAATCATCACAAAGACACCATATGAGTTCACTCATTTTGATGAAATCAAATTGGAAAGACAATATCTGTTTGGCTACAGAGGTGGAGCATGGAGCATCTACAATGCCTATGGTCGACTCCTGACAGATAAAAAATTTGAAGCCATACAAACAGGAAGCAACAATCTCATACCAGTCAAAAGAAATGGCTACTGGGGCTATGTTGATTTTATTGGAGCGACTGCAGTTGAATTCAAATATGATCAAGTCTCCAACTTCATCGGGAAAATCGCCTCTGTCAGCTACCTCGGTTACAAGCACCTCATCAACCAGTTTGGAGAAGTGGTAGGTGAGGCTTCCTACGATTCCATTTGGATCAATGACAACAACACCGCCCAGGTCAAAATCCGCACAAGAACGGACATCCTCAACTACAATGGAGCAGCACTCTTCCAAACTTACAACCAATTGATCAAGCATGAATTGGGCTATAGAGAAATAACCGAAGAAGGAAAGATGGGTCTCATTAGCCATCATGGTAGGATCATTTTCTATCCAGAATATGAATACATCTCTGACCTGATCAATGACAAATTCCTCATCGTCAGCAACCCTAGAGGTATCAGCGTGACATTAGCTGACGGAGCTACTTTGATTCCCTTTACCAAACGATTTGAAGACATCATATCCATCTCTGAAGGGCTATTGGCGATTCAAAAAAATGGAAAATATGGTTTTATAAATTTTGACCAACAATTGATCATTGCAAACAGATACGACAGTGTGGGTTGGTTTCAAGACGGCTTGGCTCCTGTCAATCTCAATGGTCACTGGGGTTTTATCAACAAGAAAGAGCAACTCGTCATACAACCCAACCTCGACAGTGTTTCACACTTCGAACATGGCATGTCAATCGTCAAACGTGAGCAAGCATACGGTCTCTATACCACTACTGGACAACTCAAAATCCCGATCATCTATGAGCATATTAAGATGACCTCCAACCAACTTTTCATCGCTAAGAAAGAAGGAAAATACGGTCTGTTTGACAGCCACGGCGAAAAACTATTGGACATCTCGTACGAACTAATCACCGAAACCGAAGATGGTCAACTCATCGTACAGAGAAGGGGAAAAACTGGTGTCATCAGCACCCAAGGTCGCTATACTATCCCTCTCAAATATGCAGACATCAAGGAATTGGGAATGAGTAAATATGCCTGCAAAGTCCTAAGCGCTGACAGCTACTGA
- a CDS encoding M16 family metallopeptidase, producing the protein MLDRSIAPLAGEIAYSPLQKAIEDKLDNHIPLYMINAGVQPVFKLELVLSSGAWYESKRALSWFTAKMLLEGSKRRSGKEISEAIDSLGAFIEVSPGFDDVSIEIYGVNKTFDQVLELFREILLEPTFPADSLATLQSIRKDQLKVNDGKNDMLASKKMREALYGVAHPYGYGLKASDIDCIDLEDVVGYYHNDLFNQAKLYLSGKIDDQMITQVKQQFVTLPNQTKDSLSFDTIGQSEIYVERKESLQSSLRMAWHIPDKGAEGYFDYLLTNTFLGGYFGSRLMKNIREEKGYTYGISSYPLHLNHGSFAVISTDIKAEHTLDTLSEIKKELDLLKFKGVDADEIETVSNYLAGSFLSSIDTPFQLMKMFKKINDHGLTYDYYEQYFRALQQVNSEQIQQGIEKYFDMDAVHVSIVGIKK; encoded by the coding sequence ATGCTTGATCGATCTATTGCCCCATTGGCTGGGGAAATAGCTTATTCTCCCTTACAAAAAGCAATCGAGGATAAGCTAGACAATCATATCCCACTATACATGATCAATGCCGGTGTGCAGCCTGTTTTCAAATTGGAACTGGTCTTGTCATCTGGTGCTTGGTACGAATCCAAACGGGCACTGTCGTGGTTTACTGCCAAGATGCTTTTGGAGGGTAGCAAAAGGAGATCAGGCAAGGAGATATCCGAAGCAATAGATTCACTGGGAGCATTTATTGAGGTTTCTCCTGGTTTTGACGATGTCTCTATTGAGATATATGGCGTCAACAAGACCTTTGACCAAGTGCTGGAGTTATTTAGGGAAATATTACTAGAACCTACTTTTCCAGCGGACTCATTGGCTACTCTTCAGTCTATCAGAAAAGATCAGCTCAAAGTCAATGATGGCAAGAATGACATGCTCGCCTCCAAAAAGATGCGAGAAGCACTGTATGGTGTAGCTCATCCCTATGGTTATGGTTTGAAGGCATCAGATATAGACTGTATTGATTTGGAAGATGTCGTTGGATATTATCACAATGATCTATTCAATCAAGCCAAATTGTATCTATCTGGCAAGATAGATGATCAGATGATCACTCAGGTCAAGCAGCAGTTTGTGACTCTACCCAATCAAACCAAGGATTCTTTGTCATTTGATACCATAGGGCAGTCTGAAATCTATGTTGAGAGGAAGGAAAGTTTGCAAAGCTCATTGAGAATGGCGTGGCACATTCCAGATAAAGGAGCAGAGGGGTATTTTGATTATTTACTCACCAACACCTTTTTAGGGGGATATTTTGGGTCAAGATTGATGAAAAATATTCGTGAGGAAAAAGGATATACTTATGGGATCAGCTCCTATCCACTACACCTGAATCACGGTTCTTTTGCGGTCATCTCTACGGATATCAAAGCAGAACACACCCTTGATACCCTCTCAGAGATCAAGAAGGAACTGGATTTGCTCAAATTCAAAGGGGTTGATGCTGATGAGATTGAGACGGTGAGTAACTACCTGGCAGGTTCGTTTTTGTCGTCGATCGATACTCCCTTCCAATTGATGAAGATGTTCAAAAAAATAAATGATCATGGTTTGACCTACGATTACTATGAGCAGTATTTTCGAGCACTTCAGCAGGTCAATTCTGAACAAATACAGCAGGGAATTGAAAAATACTTTGACATGGATGCTGTACACGTCTCTATTGTTGGGATTAAGAAATAG